One part of the Quercus lobata isolate SW786 chromosome 7, ValleyOak3.0 Primary Assembly, whole genome shotgun sequence genome encodes these proteins:
- the LOC115952301 gene encoding UDP-glycosyltransferase 71K1-like: protein MMKKVELVFVPASGFSHLVPTIEFAKRLIHQDDRFSITILIMKHLLEPNSITYLPSIAATEPCIKLIDLPQADPPSPELSKYPETYFCTSIDNYKPHVKRVVAELVDQSLSNSSSVRIAGLVLDFFTAPMVEVGDEFGIPSYLFITTSAAFLGLMLYLLARHDDRVDAELEDSGPEWAIPSLVNPVPIEVLPTPLFTKEDGYAATMKLVKRFKDVKGIIVNTFMEMESYALNSFLDGETPPVYPVGPVVSLTSGAHLSPNGVPYKHIMTWLDDQPASSVVFLSFGSMGSLSEPQVREIAFGLLNGNFRFLWSLRVPQQKEKEKRLGPNDNMEDFLPEGFLERTSGHGIICEWIPQVEVLAHKAIGGFVSHCGWNSILESLWFGIPIVTWPLFAEQQLNAFKLVKELGLAVEMKLEYRNGDHLVLQDEVEKAIRCVMEGNSDVRRRVKEMGESSRKAVIDGGSSYTSLGLLIEDMVGNV, encoded by the exons ATGATGAAGAAAGTAGAGCTTGTGTTCGTCCCAGCATCAGGGTTCAGTCACCTTGTCCCAACTATTGAATTTGCCAAGCGCCTGATACACCAAGATGACCGATTCTCAATCACCATCCTCATCATGAAGCACCTCTTGGAGCCAAACTCAATCACATATTTACCATCCATAGCAGCCACTGAGCCTTGTATCAAACTCATTGACCTACCCCAAGCTGACCCTCCTTCGCCGGAGCTTTCAAAATACCCAGAAACCTATTTTTGCACCTCTATAGATAATTACAAGCCCCATGTCAAACGCGTGGTTGCTGAACTTGTTGATCAGTCTCTATCTAACTCCAGCTCAGTCCGAATCGCCGGGTTAGTCCTTGATTTCTTCACTGCTCCAATGGTTGAAGTGGGCGATGAGTTTGGTATACCTTCTTATTTGTTCATAACAACTAGTGCAGCATTTCTTGGTCTTATGCTCTACCTTCTGGCACGGCATGATGACCGAGTTGATGCCGAGTTGGAGGACTCCGGCCCTGAGTGGGCTATCCCGAGTTTAGTCAACCCGGTTCCTATTGAG GTTCTGCCTACACCATTGTTCACAAAGGAAGATGGGTATGCTGCTACTATGAAGCTTGTGAAAAGGTTCAAGGATGTAAAGGGCATTATAGTGAATACCTTTATGGAGATGGAATCATATGCTTTGAACTCTTTTTTGGATGGTGAAACTCCTCCAGTTTATCCCGTTGGACCAGTGGTTAGCCTCACGAGTGGGGCCCACTTGAGCCCCAATGGGGTCCCCTACAAGCATATAATGACATGGCTTGATGATCAACCTGCGTCATCAGTTGTGTTCCTCTCCTTTGGGAGCATGGGAAGCCTGAGTGAACCCCAAGTAAGAGAGATAGCATTTGGGCTTCTAAATGGTAACTTCAG GTTCCTATGGTCTTTACGTGTTccacaacaaaaagaaaaggaaaaaaggttgGGGCCCAATGACAATATGGAGGACTTTTTGCCTGAAGGATTCCTTGAACGTACAAGTGGGCATGGAATTATATGTGAATGGATTCCACAAGTAGAGGTTTTGGCACATAAGGCAATTGGAGGATTTGTATCACATTGTGGATGGAACTCAATCTTGGAGAGCTTGTGGTTTGGCATACCAATTGTAACATGGCCGTTATTTGCTGAACAACAACTGAATGCATTCAAACTAGTAAAAGAGTTGGGATTAGCGGTGGAGATGAAATTGGAGTACAGGAATGGTGATCATCTTGTTTTGCAGGATGAGGTAGAGAAAGCAATAAGATGTGTCATGGAAGGTAATAGTGATGTGAGGAGAAGGGTGAAAGAGATGGGAGAGAGTAGTAGGAAGGCTGTGATAGACGGTGGATCTTCATATACTTCTTTAGGACTTTTAATTGAGGATATGGTTGGCAACGTATGA
- the LOC115951635 gene encoding uncharacterized protein LOC115951635 yields the protein MFNEIDGDYDDVAISTFKAGLPTEHDLRKSLTDKPITSVRQLMDRIDKYKKVLEKIKNEPFFKWPNKMVGDPVRHNQNLYCQYHQDHGHTTEDCKNLWDHLNQLVREGKLKQLLHHSNGWGSQTGSELRGDASSRLPLGTINVIFAVPGRTGSCPSRVISVSRYLAEESSLMPKRVKMGILLVLGFSDDDKLGIIQSHDDALVVTLRIGGYDVKRVMIDQGSGVEIIYPDLYKGLNLKPENLTAYSSPLVSFEGKMVFLKGQIRLPVQTDPDVVEVDFIVVNVFSPYTAIMGRPWLHTLEAISFTLHQKIKYPSRG from the exons atgtttaacgaaatagaCGGAGACTATGACGATGTGGCCATTAGTACTTTCAAGGCTGGCCTCCCAACCGAGCATGACCTGAGGAAATCTCTGACTGATAAGCCTAttaccagtgtgcgccaacttATGGAtcggattgacaagtacaaaaag GTTCTGGAGAAGATTAAAAACGAGCCGTTCTttaaatggccgaacaagatggtaGGAGATCCTGTGAGGCACAACCAAAACCTTTACTGCCaatatcatcaggatcatggacACACCACCGAGGATTGCAAAAACTTGTGGGACCATCTAAACCAACTAGTCCGGGAAGGGAAGttgaagcaactcttgcatcattccaATGGTTGGGGAAGCCAAACGGGTTCGGAGCTTCGGggagatgcttcttcaagacttcctcttggcacaataaatgtcatttttGCTGTCCCGGGGAGGACCGGATCTTGTCCTTCCAGAGTAATATCAGTATCTCGTTACCTAGCTGAGGAATCCAGCTTAATGCCTAAGAGAGTCAAGATGGGCATCCTACTGGTATTAGGTTTTTCAGACGATGACAAACTTGGAATCATACAGTCCCATGATGATGCTTTAGTGGTTACACTTAGAATTGGTGGGTACGATGTGAAAAGGGTGATGATTGACCAAGGCAGCGGAGTTGAAATAATATACCCTGACTTATATAAGGGGCTAAATTTGAAACCTGAAAACTTAACAGCTTACAGTTCTCCATTGGTGAGTTTTGAAGGTAAAATGGTCTTTCTGAAAGGTCAGATCAGATTACCTGTGCAGACCGACccggatgtggtggaggtggacttcattgttGTAAATGTTTTCTCTCCATACACGGCCATTATGGGCAGACCCTGGCTTCATACCTTGGAGGCCATCTCCTTTACTCTTCACCAGAAGATAAAGTACCCATCTAGAGGCTAG